The nucleotide sequence CTGTCGAAGACGCCGGCGGAGTTCAGCGGCTCCGACATCGTCGCGCATGCTTTCGAAGCGCTAGCCCATTCCAGCATCCGCACCATCCATGTGCTCGGCCGCAGGGGCCCTCACCAGATCGCGATGACTCCGAAGGAACTGGGCGAGCTCGGCCATCTCGAAGCCGCCGCGCCCAAGGTCGACATCGGCGACTTCCCGCCCGAAGGCGACGATGCGCTGCTCGAGCCGGGCCTGCGCAAGTCCGTGACCCACCTGCGCGAGTATGCCGCGGCGAAGGCCGCCAAGCGCAAGACGATCGACTTCGACTTCTTCGCCATGCCCGTCGCCGTCGAGGGCGAGGGCCGGGTGGAGCGCTTGATCGTCGAGAAGACGCGGCTCACCGACGATCTTCGTTCGGTCGGCACCGGCGAGACCTATAGGATCGACTGCGGCCTGGTGGTGAGCTGCATCGGCTATACGACGCCGCCGATCGAGGGCGTGCCCTATGAGCATGGCCGCGGCCGCTTCGCCAATTCGGACGGCGTCATCGCCCCCGGCCTTTATTGCGTCGGCTGGGCGCGGCGCGGGCCGTCCGGCACGATCGGCACCAATCGGCCCGACGGCTATGAAGTGGCCGAGCGCATCAAGGCGGATCTCGGCAATGGCGGCGGCGGCAAGGAAGGCCGGGCGGGCCTCGACAGGCTCCTCGAAAGCCGCGGCGTCGACGTCGTCACCTTCCGCGACTGGCAGAAGATCGAGGCCGCCGAAGTCGCCCGCGCCCGCGAGGGCAGCCCGCGCGAGAAGTTCACCGCCATCGCCGATTTGCTGGAGGCGCGCGGCCGCTAAGAAGCCCGCTTGCGCTCGGCCGCACCGCTCCCTATAGGCCCCTCACCTGTCTTCCGGTCGGCCTTCTGGCCAGACGCACCGGTCGGGGAGTAGCTCAGCCTGGTAGAGCACTGTCTTCGGGAGGCAGGGGCCGGAGGTTCGAATCCTCTCTCCCCGACCATTTTAGCGCCAGCGCATCCATTTCAAGCGATTGCGACGCCAGACGTCGACCCTTGGCGCTACATGTTCGTCTGGTCGGCAGGTACGTTAGCCGGCAATCCGGCCGCACCTTCGGCCTCGCCCGCTGCCGGCGCGTCCATGCCGACGCCGTAGCAGGTCATTGAAATGGAGCCCATCGCGTAGCCCTTCACGAAGGGCTCTGCGCTGCCCTCGCCGGCGGCCGCGAGGCTGGCGAGGTAGAGCAGCGGGATGAAGTGATCGGGCGTCGGGACCGCCAGGTCGTAGTCGGGGTGGTCTTCGACCTTCAATATGTCGCCGGGCGCGGTGGCCAACTGATCGACGACGGCGTCGTCGAATCGCTCGGCCCAGTCGAAGGCGGCGTCGGGCTGGTTCCATTGCACGCGCCGAAGATTGTGGACGACGTTGCCGCTGGCGAGAATCAGGACGCCGCGCTCGCGCAGCGCTGCGAGCCGGGACCCGAGATCGAGATGGTAGTCGAGCGGCTTCAGGGCGTTGATTGAGAGCTGCACGACGGGGATGTCGGCGTTCGGATAGAGATGGGCGAGCACGCTCCAGGTGCCATGGTCCAAGCCCCATTGGTCGAAATCGAGGCCGACCCAGCGCGGCTTCACGAGCTCCGCGACCTCTTCAGCCAGCTCCGGCAGGCCCAGCGCCGGATAGTCGAAAGCCTCGAGTTCCGGCGGGAAGCCATAGAAATCGTGGATGGTCCGCGGCCTCGGCATAGCCGTCACGGCCGTGGCGCCGAAATACCAGTGCGCCGATATGACAAGCAGCGCCCGCGGTCGGGGCAGCCGCTCCCCGAGGGCGCGCCAGGCTTCGGTAAAGCCATTGCGCTCCAGCGTGTTCATCGGGCTGCCGTGGCCGATGAACAGGACGGGCATTCTGCTCATGGCTTCGTCACCTCATGTCGTCGCCGGGCAGTCACTCCTCACGCGGGAGGACCGTCAGGACGCGGGCGATGAAGGCGTGGAACTCGGCCATGTAGTTGCGGAGGAAACCCTCGGTCGATTCCACCGTCACCTCGCCGTCGTCGGTGATCATCCCGGGCGTGAACTGGATATAGGCCTCGGGCGCGTTCATCTGCGGCGAGTTGCAGAAGCTCAACACGCTCCTGAGACTCTGCTGGGCGACCGCCGTACCGATGGCGCCGGGCGAGGTGCCGATCACGGCCGACGGCTTACGCGTGAAAGCGTTGGTGCCGTAGGGGCGGCTCGCCCAGTCGATCGCGTTCTTGAGACCACCGGGAATGGAGCGGTTATATTCCGGCGTGACGAAGAGGATCGCGTCGGACGCCTTGATCGCGGCTTTGAAATTCTGGGCCACTTCCGGATAATCGTCGTCATAATCATAGCTGTAGAGCGGCAGGTCGCGGAAGGATATTTCCGAGAATTCGAGGCTTTCCGGCGCGAGACGGATCAGCGCCTTGGCGAGCTTCCGGTTGATCGACTGGGTGGCGAGGCTGCCGATCAGATAACCGACCTTGTACGTCGTCATGGCGCATGTCTCCTTGGAAATGGCAGGCGATCCGACAACCATCGGTCGCCCATTGGGTTGCGGCCCGGTCGCCTCACGTGCACGAGAGACGGCCGGGCGCCTGGGTCAGGCCTCGCCCATGCCCTCGGCGGGCTGCGGAGCGGCGCCGGCGCGCACCTTCTCCTCGATCCGGGCGCCGACATCGGCATCGACGCTCTTCCAATAATCGAACGCGCGGCTCAGCACCGGCTCGCGCACGCCGCCGAGGAGGGAACCGGCGACGGTCTCGACCAGCGCCTCGCGGTCGGCCTCGTCGAAGACCTCGCGGACGAGGCGGCCGGGCTGGCTGAAATCATCGTCCTCGGCGCGCAGCGTATAGGCGCTGCGCACCATCGCGCCGTCGGCTTCCCAACCCTCGGCCGCGGGACCGGTCTCGTCGGCCCAGGGCCGATCATAGCTGTTGGGCGCATAGGTCGGCGCGGTGCCGCTATGCTCATAGGCCATCGGTCCGTCGAACATGTAGCTGTTCACCGGGACCTTGGGCCGGTTGACCGGTAGCTGGTGGAAGTTGGCGCCGATCCGATTGCGCTGCGCATCATTGTAGGCGAACGCGCGGCCGAGCAGCATCTTGTCGGGCGAGAGGCCGATGCCTGGAACCGTGTTGCCGGGCGAGAAGGCCGCCTGCTCGATCTCGGCGTGGAAGTTGGCCGGATTGCGGTTGAGCGTCATCCGCCCGACCGGGATCAGCGGATAATCGGCGTGCGGCCACGTCTTGGTGAGGTCGAACGGATTGATCCGGTACGTCTTCGCTTCCTCATAGGGCATGACCTGGACGAACAGGTCCCAGGACGGATGGTCGCCCGCCTCGATCGCCTCGTAAAGGTCGCGGCGGTGGAAATCGGAATCGCTTCCAGCCATGCGGGCGGCTTCCTCGTTGGTGAAGAACGCCATACCCTGGCGGGTCTTGAAGTGGTACTTCACCCAGAAGCGCTCGCCGGCTTCGTTCACCCACATATAGGTGTGCGAGCCGTAGCCGTTCATGTGCCGCCAGCTCCGGGGCAGTCCCCGCCGGCCCATCAGATAGCTGACCTGGTGGGCGCTCTCCGGATTGTGGGTCCAGAAATCCCACTGCATGTTGTTGTCGCGCAGGCCCGAGCCGGGCAGGCGACGCTGGCTCCGGATGAAGTGGGGGAACTTCATCGGATCGCGCACGAAGAAGATCGGCGTGTTGTTGCCGACCAGGTCGTAATTGCCTTCGTCAGTGTAGAATTTGAGCGAGAAGCCGCGCACGTCGCGCCAGGTATCGGGGCTGCCCTGCTCGCCGGCGACGGTCGAGAAGCGGGCGAGCATGTCGGTGACGGCGCCCTTCTGGAAGAGCGCGGCCTTGGTGTAGCGGGAGACGTCCTCCGTCGTCTCGAAGACGCCGAACGCGCCAGAACCCTTGGCGTGAGGCAGGCGCTCGATCGTCTTCTCGCGGTTGAAGTGCGCCATCTGCTCAAGGAAGTGCACGTCGTGAAGAACGATCGGGCCATCCGGGCCGATGGTAAGGGAGTTGCGGTCGCTCGGCGCCGGCGTGCCGACGCCGGTGGTGGAGCCGCCCTTTTTCTCTTCGGCGCACGTGTCTGACATGATGGAAATACCTTTCTGAGCTGCTGTTGCGGGACCGCCACGCGGTGAATCTCCATCCCGATCTGTGGTCGAAGAGCTGTTCCGACAACTCGAATTAAACCGAACACACTGTTCGAGTTTTTCGGTCAGCGGCCCCCGATGCGGATCAACTGCCGGATAATGCTGGCTGATCGGCGCTGTTCGAATTTTCCGATATGTGAGTTCGACATTATTCCACTTTGAACAACAAAGCTCGGACCCATCTGGTCAGGTGACGAAGCCGAAACGTCGGCTCGATCGACAGAGGAGTTTTGATATGAAGCGTATTGTTTCTTCCGTGGCCGCCTTGGCCCTGGCCGTGGGCCTTGCCTCGGCGGCATCCGCGGAGCCGTTCAACGGACCCTATGTCGGCGTGCAGGCCGGCTGGAACCAGGACAAGCTGGGAACGCCGTCGACGCCATTGGGCAATGTTGCGATCGACCGCTCGCAGGATTCCTTCTCGGGTGGAGTGTTCGCCGGCTATGACTATAAGGTGAGCCCGCGCTTTGTGATCGGCGCCGAGGCCGGCGTCCAGTTCGGCAATGATGACAGCGTCGCCCGCGACACCGGTGCGGCCCTCGTCACCGTCGATCCCAAGCGCTCGTTCGACCTCACCGCTCGTGCCGGCTATCTGGTGACGGACAACACGCTGCTCTATGCGCGTGGCGGCTACACCAATGCGCGGGTGCGGACCTCGGTCGAGGACGCGGCCGGCATCCGGTCGGCTTCGGCCAACCGTGACGGATGGCTGGTCGGCGGCGGCCTCGAGCACGCGATCAGCGACAATGTCTCGGCACGCGCGGAATATCGCTATTCCGACCTCGACGAAGGCAACGGCAAGTTCGACCGTCACCAGGCCTTGTTCGGAATCGCCTATCGCTTCTGATCGGCGACGAGAGGGCTGAGGCGCCGCGAGGGCGCCTCAGCCGCTCATTCTGCGCTGGACCGACGGCCCACCGTCACGAATCGCTCAAGGAGCCAACTGGCGGCGGGGCCGGGCGGAGTGTCGCTGCGGTAGATACCCGACATGCGATAGTTCACCCCGGTCTCGTCTGGCATGTCCAGCTTGACCAGCCTGCCCGCCTGGAGATCCCCCTCGATCATCGGCACCGGCATGTTGCCCCAGCCGATGCCTTCCCGCAGCAGCGCCATCTTGGCTCCGAGATCGGCAAGGCGCCATGTATGCGGGCTGACCACGCCAAACTCGCGCCCCTCCGAAAGCGGCGACCTGTCGGTCAGCACCAGCTGAACATGGTCGCGCCCCATTCCGGGAAGGAGGGCTTCCGCGCGTGCCAGCGGATGGCCGGGCGACGCGACCGGGATCAGCGGCACCGACCCGACGATCACATTTTCGATGCCCGGCATGTCGGCCGCGAGCGGCCCGCTGATGCCGATCACCGCCGTGCCGTCCAGAACCAGCGCGGTCACCGCCCCCAGCGCCTCCACATGGAGGTTGAGCGCGACGGTCGGGAACTCGGCGTAAAAGGCGCCGAGCGCCTCGCCCAGCCATTGCGAGGGAAGCATGACGTCGATCGCCAGGTCGACCTGCGCTTCCAGCCCCTCCGACAGCCCCTTCACCTTCGCCCGTAGATCGTCGATCCCCTGGCTGATCGAGCGCGCCTCGGCGAGAACCGCCTGACCCGCCATCGTCAGGCGCGGCTTGCGCGTCCCCTGCCGCTCGAACAGCGAAAGCCCGAGCTGCGCTTCCAGATTGGCGATGCCGTAGCTGATCACAGAGGTGGCGCGATTGAGCCGTCGTCCCGCGGCCGCGAAGCTGCCCGTCTCGACCACCGTCAGGAAGATCTTGAGTTGGTCGAAGGTCGGCGTGCCGGGTTCGGTCATTTCGAATTCCTGGAACAGTCAGGGCGATTTTATCCCTCTGACCCATAAAGTCGATAGTTGTTAAACCATGCTCAACAAGGGAGACGAGCATGACGACAGACAAGCCTCAGCTGAGCCGGATCGAATGGCAGGCGGTAGCGGTTGGCCTCAACGACGCGGCGAAATGCGGCTGTGGCAGCCTGCCGACGTCCCGATCGATCGGCCGTCGATTGTCGCGCCTGCTGACCGGCATCGAACCGCCCACGCCGCTCGCCGACCCGCGCCTCGAAGCCGTCCGCAACTTCGTCTGCGCGACCCAGCGCCAACGGCGCCGCGCCGACGAATATGCGCCGGCACTGCTGGAGCAGGGCTTCAACCGCGCGCAGATCGAGGCGCTCGCGCTCCTATCCGCCTGATCCAGGCAACGCCGAAAGGAAAATTCAGATGGGACTACTCGTCGACGGAAAGTGGCACGATCAATGGTACGACACGGCTGCCAGCGGCGGCCGTTTCATCCGCAGCGAAAGCCAGTTCCGCAACTGGATCACCGCCGACGGATCGGCCGGCCCGAGCGGCGAGGGCGGCTTCAAGGCCGAGCCCGGCCGCTATCATCTTTATGTGAGCCTCGCCTGTCCCTGGGCGCACCGGGTGCTGATCATGCGGGCCTTGAAGGGCCTCGAGGACATGATCTCGGTCTCCGTCGTGCACTGGCTGATGGTCGGGGACGGCTGGACCTTCGCCGAAGGGCCGGGCGTCATTCCCGACACCGTCAACGATGCCGCCTTCCTCCATCAGGTCTATACCGCCGCCGAGCCCGACTATAGCGGCCGGGTGACCGTGCCTGTCCTGTGGGACAAGCAGCGGCGCACCATCGTCAACAACGAATCCTCCGAGATCATCCGGATGCTGACCCGCGCCTTCGACGGCATCGGTGCCAAGCCCGGCGACTATTATCCCGAGCGGTTGCGGACGACGATCGATGGGCTGAACGAGCGTGTCTACGACGGCGTCAACAACGGCGTCTACAAGGCCGGCTTCGCCACCAGCCAAACCGCCTATGACGAAGCGGTGGGGGGCGTGTTCGACACGCTGGACTGGCTGGAGGCGCGGCTCTCGCGTCAGCGCTTTCTTGCCGGCGATCAGCTGACCGAGGCCGACATCCGCCTGTTCACGACCTTGGTGCGCTTCGACGAGGTCTATCACGGCCACTTCAAATGCAACGTCCGGCGGATCGTCGACTATCCCAACCTCTGGGGCTTCACGCGCGACATATTCCAGATGCCCGGCATCGCGGCGACCGTGAACATGGAGCACATCAAGCGCCATTATTATGAGAGCCACCGGACCATCAATCCGACCGGGATCGTCCCTGTCGGCCCGGCCCCGGACTTCGCCGCGCCTCATGACAGGGCGACGCTCGGCGCGGCCGGCCAACGCCCGGCTGAAACTCCCGCCAGGGTGAAGGGTTGAACCCACATGGGCAGCCCGACGCCATGAACGACACAGACAGCCCAGCGGCTCGCGCCGCGGCGAAGCGGCCGGCGGCCTGAGCCATGCCGTCTCGTCCCTTCGACTTCACGGGTGCGGACGGCCAGCCCCTCTCCGGCCGGCTCGACGTACCCGACGGCCCCGTCAGGGCGCATGCGCTGTTTGCCCATTGCTTCACCTGCAGCAAGAGCTCGGTCGCGGCGGTGCGGATCGCGCGTGCGTTGACGGCCAAGGGCTTCGGCGTTCTCCGCTTCGACTTTACGGGACTGGGCGAGAGCGGCGGCGCCTTCGCCGACACGAGCTTCAGCTCCAATATCGGCGACCTGGTCGCCGCGGCCTCGGCCATGACAAGGGCCGGCATCGCACCCTCGCTCCTCATCGGCCACAGCCTGGGCGGAGCGGCGGCCTTGGCGGCGGCGGGCGATCTGCCGAGCGTCAAGGCCGTGGCGACATTGGCGACGCCCTTCGACGTCGACCATGTGAAGCAGCTGTTCGGGCCCGGCCTCGCCCGCCTCGAGGAACAGGGCGAGGCCGAAGTCATGCTCGGGGGTCGGCCTTTCACCGTCAGGCGGGATTTCGTCGAGGACCTCGCCGCGCATGATCAGGCCGCCCGCATCAAGGCGCTGAAGCGGCCGCTGCTCATCCTCCACGCCCCCCGGGACGATGTCGCCGGCATCGACAACGCCACGTCGATCTTCATGGCCGCCCGTCATCCCAAGAGCTTCGTGTCGCTCGACGACGCCGATCATCTTCTCACCCGCCCGGCCGACGCCGCCTACGCCGCCGAGGTGATCGCCGCCTGGGCATCCCGCTACCTGGCGGTCGACATGCCGCTCCGGAGCGAGGCTCAGTCCGGCTTCGTCGTGGTCGAGGAGACTGGCGAAGGCGGATTCCAGGTCGAAGTCCGCGCGGGCGGCGCGCATTTCCTGGCCGACGAGCCGGTCGAGGTCGGCGGTCTCGGCAGCGGGCCGACGCCGTACGACCTGCTGGGCGCGGGGCTCGGCGCCTGCACCGCCATGACCCTCCGGCTCTATGCGCGGGGCAAGGGATTGCCGCTTGAAAGGGTGCGCGTGACGGTCGGCCACAGCAAGAGCAAGGACGCGGCGCCGCCTGACCTGTTCGTGCGCCAGGTGCGGCTGGAGGGCGCGCTCACCGACGATCAGCGCCGGCGGCTCGTGGAAATCGCCGAACGCTGCCCGGTGCATCGCACGCTCGCCGGCGGCGCGCGCATCGATACCACGGCCGAGGACATTACCCCCCTCCCCGCGGTGGACAGCCCAACCCAGCATGAGATCGACAGCCGCGACACGATCGCGGATGCCGAGCGGGAGAGGGACACCGATCTCGCTTAGGCGGCGGCTTCCTGGACCTGCGGGCCGGCACCGGCGAGGCCGTGACGCGACCCGAACAGGGCATAAAGGGCGATGCCGACCACATTCCAGATGAGGAACCAGATCTGCGTCTGCTGCGGCAGGCTGGCGAACAGGTACACGCACCCCGCGATCGCCACCGGCCCCACCAGCCAGGCGGCGGGGGTACGGAAGCCGCGCGGGGCCTCCGGCGCGCGACGGCGCATGATCAGCATGCACAGCGCCACCGCGCTGAAGGCGACGAGGGTGCCGGCGTTGGCGAGCGCCACGATCTCGTCGAGCGGGAAAAAGGCGGCGATGGTGCCGACGATCAGGACGGTGAACATCGTGGTCCGCACGGGAGCGCCGTTTCGCGATACATGGGCCAGCCCCTTGGGCAGCAGCCGGTCGCGCGCCATCACGAAGAAGATCCGGCTCTGGCCGTAGAAGAAGGCGAGGATCACCGTCGGCAGGGCGATCACCGCGGACAGCGCCAGGAAATGGGCGGCGCCGGGCTGCTCCAGCTCGCGCAGGATCAGCGCCAGCGGCTCGGGGCTGTTGGCGAAGCGGGTGAAGGGCGTCGCGCCGAGCGCCACTGCCGCGATCACCGTATAGATCGCCGCGCAGGCCAGCATCGATCCCATGATGCCGATGGCGAGATCGCGCTTCGGATTCTTGGTCTCCTCGGCGGCGGTGGCAATGGCGTCGAAGCCATAGAAGGCCGAGAAGATGATCGCCGCCGCCGCCATGATGCCGCGCTCGACGCCGTCGGGGCCCATCGTCTTGGCAAAGCCGAACGGGCTGAAGGGCTCGAGATTGGCGGTGTCGAAGTGGGGCAGTGCCACGAAGACGAACACCGCCAGCGCCGCCAGCTTCAGCAACACCAGGATGGCGTTGGCGGCCGCGCTCTTGCGCATGCCGACGATCAGCATCCCGGCGATCACGGCGATGATGAAGACGGCGGGGAGATTGACCACGCCACCGGCGTAGGGCCCCTGCATCAGGGCCATCGGAATGCCCGCTGAGGCATGGAGCAGGGGTGCCGCATAACCGGACCAGCCGACGGCGACGGCGCTGACGACCAGGCTGTATTCGAGGATCAGGCTCCAGCCGATCACCCAGGCCACCGCCTGGCCAATGACGACATAACTATAGGTATAGGCGCTGCCGGAGGCGGGGATCATCGTCGCCATTTCGGCATAGGCGAGCGCAGCGCAGGCGCAGACGAAGCCGGCGATGAGGAAGGAGATGAGCACGGCCGGGCCGGCCTTGTCCGCGCCCACCCCGATCAGGGTGAGGATGCCCGTGCCGACGATCGCGCCGACACCGAGCGCGACCAGATGCGGCCAGCTCATCGTGCGGGCCAGCGCTTGTCCTTCTCCGCGGCTCTCGTCGGGCGCGAGCGATTTGCGGGCGTTCCAGTTCCTCACTCGCGTTCCTTCGATGCCGGGGGCGGACGAGCGCCGGTGCGGCTCAGCCGGCGATCAGCCTGCTGACCAGCAGCACGGTCGGCAATCCGACGACGAAGACCGCCGCAAACAGGTAGGTTCCGAGATTCTCACTCAAAGCCATGACATGCCTCCTTTTGGGGTTGTTCTGCTCTTCCATCTGGGGAGAGGCGTTCCCCGTCCTTATAGTCGGAGCGGCGCCGCAGGTGGCACCGAAGGCCTTGACGTCGGCCGCAGATTCTGCGGTCTGATCATCCCATGGCAGCAGATTATCGTCTCGACCGGATCGATCGTCGGATACTGAAGATTCTGCAGGCCGAAGGACGACTCACCAACCAGGCGCTGGCCTCGCGGGTGGCGCTATCCCCCAGCGCCTGCCTCGCGCGCGTCCGCCATCTGGAGCGGATCGGAGTGATCCAGGGCTATCATGCGCGGCTCGATCCCTTCCGGCTCGACATCGGGCTGGTCCTGTTCGTGGAGGTGATCCTCGAAGGGCATAGCCCGGAAGAGCAGGCACGCTTCGAAGCCGCGATCGAGGCCATGCCCGAGGTTGTGGAGGCCTCTCACGTCAGCGGCGACGTCGATTATCTCCTCAAGATCGTCGTCGCCAACATGATGGAATGGACGCGCCTCAGGGAGAAATTCATCGGCGGGGACCTGGGCGTCGACCGCATCACCACCCATGCGCTGATGCGTAAGCCCAAGATATTCAAGGGCTATCCGATATCGGACCCGTAATTGCTGCCCGGGGACATTCGGGCGATGTCACTCGTTTATCGCACTCAGCGGAGGTTGCGATCATGACGGCGAAACCGAAGCCTGCCCGGCAGGAGCCCGCACCGAAGACGGTCCACGCGTCCCCGGGCGCCGAGCGCAAGAAGCGGCAAAGCGATCTTCTCGACGAAGCCTTGGTCGAGACATTCCCGGCAAGCGACCCGATCAGCGTCTTTCGCCTCTAGCAACAACCGCGCGACGAAGAGGCCGCCCTGATCGTCGTCGGCACGAGCCAGCGGACGGGGGTCGAGCGATTCATGCTCGGCAGCGCCGCCGAAGACGTTCT is from Sphingosinicella humi and encodes:
- a CDS encoding NADPH-dependent FMN reductase: MTTYKVGYLIGSLATQSINRKLAKALIRLAPESLEFSEISFRDLPLYSYDYDDDYPEVAQNFKAAIKASDAILFVTPEYNRSIPGGLKNAIDWASRPYGTNAFTRKPSAVIGTSPGAIGTAVAQQSLRSVLSFCNSPQMNAPEAYIQFTPGMITDDGEVTVESTEGFLRNYMAEFHAFIARVLTVLPREE
- a CDS encoding FAD-dependent oxidoreductase; the encoded protein is MRHVAVIGSGPAGYYSAEALQKEFGDDVRIDVIDRLPTPFGLVRSGVAPDHQSLKAVSRRYEKVALSETARFVGNVTVGQDVAIDELLALYDAVILATGAPNDRPLGIPGSDLPGVIGSAAFVGWYNGHPDFADVDPPLDVEAAVVIGNGNVALDVARILSKTPAEFSGSDIVAHAFEALAHSSIRTIHVLGRRGPHQIAMTPKELGELGHLEAAAPKVDIGDFPPEGDDALLEPGLRKSVTHLREYAAAKAAKRKTIDFDFFAMPVAVEGEGRVERLIVEKTRLTDDLRSVGTGETYRIDCGLVVSCIGYTTPPIEGVPYEHGRGRFANSDGVIAPGLYCVGWARRGPSGTIGTNRPDGYEVAERIKADLGNGGGGKEGRAGLDRLLESRGVDVVTFRDWQKIEAAEVARAREGSPREKFTAIADLLEARGR
- a CDS encoding outer membrane beta-barrel protein codes for the protein MKRIVSSVAALALAVGLASAASAEPFNGPYVGVQAGWNQDKLGTPSTPLGNVAIDRSQDSFSGGVFAGYDYKVSPRFVIGAEAGVQFGNDDSVARDTGAALVTVDPKRSFDLTARAGYLVTDNTLLYARGGYTNARVRTSVEDAAGIRSASANRDGWLVGGGLEHAISDNVSARAEYRYSDLDEGNGKFDRHQALFGIAYRF
- a CDS encoding alpha/beta fold hydrolase yields the protein MPSRPFDFTGADGQPLSGRLDVPDGPVRAHALFAHCFTCSKSSVAAVRIARALTAKGFGVLRFDFTGLGESGGAFADTSFSSNIGDLVAAASAMTRAGIAPSLLIGHSLGGAAALAAAGDLPSVKAVATLATPFDVDHVKQLFGPGLARLEEQGEAEVMLGGRPFTVRRDFVEDLAAHDQAARIKALKRPLLILHAPRDDVAGIDNATSIFMAARHPKSFVSLDDADHLLTRPADAAYAAEVIAAWASRYLAVDMPLRSEAQSGFVVVEETGEGGFQVEVRAGGAHFLADEPVEVGGLGSGPTPYDLLGAGLGACTAMTLRLYARGKGLPLERVRVTVGHSKSKDAAPPDLFVRQVRLEGALTDDQRRRLVEIAERCPVHRTLAGGARIDTTAEDITPLPAVDSPTQHEIDSRDTIADAERERDTDLA
- a CDS encoding Lrp/AsnC family transcriptional regulator, whose amino-acid sequence is MAADYRLDRIDRRILKILQAEGRLTNQALASRVALSPSACLARVRHLERIGVIQGYHARLDPFRLDIGLVLFVEVILEGHSPEEQARFEAAIEAMPEVVEASHVSGDVDYLLKIVVANMMEWTRLREKFIGGDLGVDRITTHALMRKPKIFKGYPISDP
- a CDS encoding glutathione S-transferase family protein; translated protein: MGLLVDGKWHDQWYDTAASGGRFIRSESQFRNWITADGSAGPSGEGGFKAEPGRYHLYVSLACPWAHRVLIMRALKGLEDMISVSVVHWLMVGDGWTFAEGPGVIPDTVNDAAFLHQVYTAAEPDYSGRVTVPVLWDKQRRTIVNNESSEIIRMLTRAFDGIGAKPGDYYPERLRTTIDGLNERVYDGVNNGVYKAGFATSQTAYDEAVGGVFDTLDWLEARLSRQRFLAGDQLTEADIRLFTTLVRFDEVYHGHFKCNVRRIVDYPNLWGFTRDIFQMPGIAATVNMEHIKRHYYESHRTINPTGIVPVGPAPDFAAPHDRATLGAAGQRPAETPARVKG
- a CDS encoding amino acid permease; this encodes MSWPHLVALGVGAIVGTGILTLIGVGADKAGPAVLISFLIAGFVCACAALAYAEMATMIPASGSAYTYSYVVIGQAVAWVIGWSLILEYSLVVSAVAVGWSGYAAPLLHASAGIPMALMQGPYAGGVVNLPAVFIIAVIAGMLIVGMRKSAAANAILVLLKLAALAVFVFVALPHFDTANLEPFSPFGFAKTMGPDGVERGIMAAAAIIFSAFYGFDAIATAAEETKNPKRDLAIGIMGSMLACAAIYTVIAAVALGATPFTRFANSPEPLALILRELEQPGAAHFLALSAVIALPTVILAFFYGQSRIFFVMARDRLLPKGLAHVSRNGAPVRTTMFTVLIVGTIAAFFPLDEIVALANAGTLVAFSAVALCMLIMRRRAPEAPRGFRTPAAWLVGPVAIAGCVYLFASLPQQTQIWFLIWNVVGIALYALFGSRHGLAGAGPQVQEAAA
- a CDS encoding catalase is translated as MSDTCAEEKKGGSTTGVGTPAPSDRNSLTIGPDGPIVLHDVHFLEQMAHFNREKTIERLPHAKGSGAFGVFETTEDVSRYTKAALFQKGAVTDMLARFSTVAGEQGSPDTWRDVRGFSLKFYTDEGNYDLVGNNTPIFFVRDPMKFPHFIRSQRRLPGSGLRDNNMQWDFWTHNPESAHQVSYLMGRRGLPRSWRHMNGYGSHTYMWVNEAGERFWVKYHFKTRQGMAFFTNEEAARMAGSDSDFHRRDLYEAIEAGDHPSWDLFVQVMPYEEAKTYRINPFDLTKTWPHADYPLIPVGRMTLNRNPANFHAEIEQAAFSPGNTVPGIGLSPDKMLLGRAFAYNDAQRNRIGANFHQLPVNRPKVPVNSYMFDGPMAYEHSGTAPTYAPNSYDRPWADETGPAAEGWEADGAMVRSAYTLRAEDDDFSQPGRLVREVFDEADREALVETVAGSLLGGVREPVLSRAFDYWKSVDADVGARIEEKVRAGAAPQPAEGMGEA
- the ygiD gene encoding 4,5-DOPA dioxygenase extradiol, with the protein product MSRMPVLFIGHGSPMNTLERNGFTEAWRALGERLPRPRALLVISAHWYFGATAVTAMPRPRTIHDFYGFPPELEAFDYPALGLPELAEEVAELVKPRWVGLDFDQWGLDHGTWSVLAHLYPNADIPVVQLSINALKPLDYHLDLGSRLAALRERGVLILASGNVVHNLRRVQWNQPDAAFDWAERFDDAVVDQLATAPGDILKVEDHPDYDLAVPTPDHFIPLLYLASLAAAGEGSAEPFVKGYAMGSISMTCYGVGMDAPAAGEAEGAAGLPANVPADQTNM
- a CDS encoding LysR family transcriptional regulator, with protein sequence MTEPGTPTFDQLKIFLTVVETGSFAAAGRRLNRATSVISYGIANLEAQLGLSLFERQGTRKPRLTMAGQAVLAEARSISQGIDDLRAKVKGLSEGLEAQVDLAIDVMLPSQWLGEALGAFYAEFPTVALNLHVEALGAVTALVLDGTAVIGISGPLAADMPGIENVIVGSVPLIPVASPGHPLARAEALLPGMGRDHVQLVLTDRSPLSEGREFGVVSPHTWRLADLGAKMALLREGIGWGNMPVPMIEGDLQAGRLVKLDMPDETGVNYRMSGIYRSDTPPGPAASWLLERFVTVGRRSSAE